The sequence below is a genomic window from Anoplolepis gracilipes chromosome 9, ASM4749672v1, whole genome shotgun sequence.
aaaataatgatatcaaGAGTGAATGTAAATATCTTTTCGAGTTTCGTACTGTGTAGGATACTTcttggttttatttttagaataggtttatatatatatattttttttatataatgagatATTCTATTTCCCACAGTTTTTCGGTTTTTGTGCGATGGTGGCGTACGGTTACGACGCTTGGCTGAAGTTCAACGCGACAAAGAGCGGCGCGTTGGCGCAGGGTCAACACACGCCGAAACAAGTGTCCACCGTCACCAGTCCAGCGTATTAAAATCCATTAGAGGGAGGGGTCCCAAGGCAGATGGACCACCGGTCGACCGATTGGATTGATCGCTCGATCGTTACATATCGTTACCTTTGTGTGGGGCCAGCTCTTTTGTAACTCCGGCGTGTGTTTTATTTCTCGCGCGGGAATGTCAACGCGGCACGCACGGCGCGTGCTTCTCTTGGCTCGACGCTTTTTCCGTTCGATCGCACGTGTGCGTCGCGTGTGTTCTTGCGGGCGTATATTCGTTTATTTACACCCGCGCACGCGTACACTCGACTTTCCTTTcgtctatttcttttttcttttttttgtacttgTAACAAGGCAATAATCTACACTACGCTATAGCGTATCGTTGACTTATATTCTAACACGAAGAGGCGATGCGCTCATGTATGCATTATCCTCCATCGaacaattgttaatattttgtaataatgtttgcCGCATCTTTGCTGTCGATCGATTTTATTCGATGTTATTTATGCgactatatacatgtacatacatacatacatacacagatctatatgtatatacgcatACATATACGTTGTTGAACTATATCTTAAATCATTGTTGAAATTGAGGACAATGCTTTACGCATCATGGTATAGCGAGGCTCGGACACGATGTCGAGTGCCGGTGCGACTGTTAGGTCTATTTTGATCCTCTCGGTCCTTGTTTGCAACTGGTCCGGCCAATTTTGTCTTCAGCGATTTCCTGCAGAATAACGTTTGCATTAACGAAGAGTTTTCGATTTCGTTGGTCTTCAAGAATTTagacacaaatatatatatatataaatataatacaaatgaatttaataGAGAGTATAAAATGAATGAATCTCAAGAGTGTATTCGAGTGTTTTGCAAACGAAGACAGAGAatgcaaaaattgaaataccGAAACACAGTTTTCCCCTTTCTTGTCGTGCGTAGTCTTCTTAGACAatcgtataaattctttagaTTGTTCGATATTGCGCTTTGCGAGTTTTTGAGAGGGACAAAAAGTGCAGTTAAGTTTGCACAAATTGTACCgggaagaaaattaaaagaataatgtaGTGTgatcacacatatacacaaacacacacatagaTATATACAGATACATTATTTACCTTTTGAGTCAGACTATTGGCTCGCGATGAACATATATTCATCGCATTCGTCATCATATCGGATCGTTGTATCACGTTAATCGTTAACGCGTAATCTCGCATGACGACACTCGCGAGATTCTTTATGccaaggacagaaataatttgttacGAAGAGTACCGCACTCTTTTTATTGCGGCTCGCGCGTAAACTATATCTACTATTTTTGTTATCTTTACTCAAGATTGAACCTATACAAGTACACATTTCACGGTATACACCAATATCAATGTCTAGTTAAAGAGATCTGGCGAATATTACTATGGATATTACTATGCATAATGAGACGATtgacgaaataaaatttcagcaTCGGTAAGTGTATTcaacgaaataaattattgattgttGTTTCCCGAATATGAAATTCGGTTTGCTACCGATGCCCTTTTAATGTAGGAAGAATTTTGTCAAGTAATTGTCGtgtatttaaagtattatgaatatataagaataatattatatatatatacatattcacaTGAATTATCTTCGTaatcattatttcatatttcatcgTACTTCATTTAGGATAAAGATCTTCTTTCTTGACATCGTAAAACTTAACAAAAAAGAACTGAAACAACTTCTTTACTTCTTTACAGTGTTGTTAAGCTAAAGTGTGaagaattgtattaatttcgACATGTTTTCACTCATTTTATTGATGATGTtatggatatatattattaatatatctcggttatttatatatacattaacttatttattaaacatcatTTACACTAAATGCATGAtcttacatgtataatattataatacgtgTTACTGATACCGTGCATGCTAAACTCTCGATATCTTAACTTATTATCAACTCTAATTAAACCGTAGAAAAACACGAATATGATTACATCGCATATGAATTATAGTACACGTTAAGGGCGACGAGGACGATGGCAAGTGTGCGTGGAAACGCGTATTGATCTCATCCTTTAATTTCTGTACTGAAATTGAGGCCGGCGCGCCTGCTTTTTGCCCATCGACGAGAGATCGATGGTCTTTCCGTCCGGAAGTACCAGCTTGTTCTCCTGGTAATCCACGAAGCCGTtgtcctcctcctcctcccgtTGTTCCTCGTCACACTTGATTCCGGTCTCGTACGTATATTCGCGTCGAAGTCCGTCCGGATCGATGTATCCGTACTTGCCACTCGTTATACAATCCACGCCGATCGTCTCCTCCTTGTACGACCCGTCATCATTTTCGAAACCCCACGTGATGGAACCGTCCGCATTATCGTGTCGATATCGCCTGATGATCTGTAATACatttgtttgaatattttatatatttttatttataatatgtatattttaaatttatatatttatattttagatatgcttttctgaagaaaaaaagaatttcaggGTATCTTTTTATACGGCCTATAGCGCATTACTAATTCGGTATAATTTAAGGATCATTTAAAGACACTGTCATTTCGCACAAATTCGACCGATATTGTGTAACGCATGAACAGGTTTTCTCTCTTGACCGCATTTATGAATTATCGAGTGTTGGAATAAGAACAAACACAACGCCTGGATGATTCCAACTTTCACCTATCGATTTAAAAAgatgacttaaatttttttcgtacaCTAGAAAGCGattgtattatacaataattcgCACACTTGGGAGTTTTATGAACgtcaaaaattttacacagaaatttatcttaaatattcgAGTTTTGTTTTGATAAATCGGAAATTGATGCGACTTCTGAGGACGAGTTTCGATCAACCTTACCTGCGCTACCGGCTTTTTGCCACGAATCTCGTAAGCCTGGGACGGTTTTATCGGTTTGGGCGGCGGTTTGATCGGTTGTCTGAACGCGACATCATCGACGATCTGCTTCCTCGGGGCCTTCGTGGGTTTCTGCGTTATCGGACGATACTGAATGGGCTGCGGGGGTAGCGTCGCGAGGCTTCCTCGAGCAACGCTCGCCGGTGTCACCGTCACCTGGGGCGGACGATATATCGGCGATACAGGGATCAGCGGCACCGAAGCACTGAGCGCTCGCACCGGTGGATTAGCTGTCAGCCGTGGCACCTCCTCGCTCACCTCCTCCTCGCTGTTCGATTCCTGGCTCAGGTCGCGAGAATCCTCGTTGTCATCGCGCTCGCGGAAAGAATCCCGCAACACGTCTTCCTCCTCGGGCACCTCGTTCACCGGCTTCACCTGCTGCGCGAACAACGGCACGACTGCTGGCACGTTCGGTCGAAGTGGACGGAATGTACTGGGTGCATCCTCTCCAGGACCACGAGGTCTGTAATTTTACCATTTGGTAAGGAttggtacatatatatgatttattacatatatttatgtactcatatatatatttacatacacattttttgAAATCATTTCTAAAGTGTATGTgtgttgttaaaattatatattagtcacatttttaaaatatgtattagtCTATTTTTTTCGTGAGTACACAGAAATTTTGCGAGATATCTCAAAAACAAGAATAATTGTAAACGAAATACGCGtggaaatttcatattttgcaaatgtgaagtgattattttattttttttttttatcctctctctctcatactaaatatatatttacatatatgtgacCACTCAcatggaatttttatttttccttgaTTCTGTTTACAAACTTACTCGAGATAAGCAATAGATTTATGTCAGTAATTGCATAATCAGAAGATTCTTAAATCCTTGCCGATAATTTCGCATTTCCTGTTTCATGCAAGAATACGCGGATGTTGCATCAAATCTCGATTGTCCGTTAGATTAATTAGCAAcggtatatattttgcacCTCCTAGATAGATATGCACCACCCAAACTGGTTTTTCAACCTTTCCAATAGCTCGAGAACCTCTATTCATATAGACGGATTATGTGAATACTTTTAGatgtgattatttatatttatcatggctaattgtaaatatttacactctattttgatatattatcaaagtaataataatgtaaatttcaaattttttatattgatataatttttaaaattgcataaaaattaaagcaaagaaatatatattttattaaaaaaatatttatgaatttttaaatttgtaaatttttattacgacaaatataaaaataaatttctcgcaGACTctagcaaaatatatatcatatatatgggATTAACTATCCCATttgaattatgtaaataaggTGATTAATCATCATGTGCATTACTTGAAGGCGTTCGGTCGGCGAAGCCGTTGATTAGGCAAGGCAGGTGGTAGTCCAGCACTTGGCCGAAGAGGTGGTGGTAATTTCTGATAACGTGTCGTTCGTAATGGAATTGGTACTCCTTTTTGTCCTTCTTGCAATTGTGCCAAACATGCGGCGACGCATGCCaaaaactgaaataaaaaattgcgctTTTATTATCGATTCCCTATCAacacacatgttcaaaagatgtttataggagatccatagaatgttaaaacatattttaatatcctgtGAATCTCTTATGGACAttttttgaacatgtgtgctgATAGGGTTCTTgctgttatttaaaaaaaaatcttaattagatatattaactAAAGCATGATTATTGTAAacagttacaaaaaaaatcacaatgaACGACTAGGTGACATGTTAACGTTTTATACTTTTTGTATCGATCAATATGTAGACATGTATTCTTGATATAAAAACGATTAATCGACTATTTCCTGCTGCGCTCTTTAAATTGTACGCTAATCATGTGAAAACAGTTTACGACTTTTCCAAAGACTAAGCCGGTTAACGATAGGAGaacattaaatttctttccaaGTTTTCACCGCGATCACTCCGCCAGAAATATCTTCTGTAATTCTACGCGCGttgttaataatgtataatgctaataataaatagcaacTACCTATTATTTGCGCGTTACACAAATTTCTATCGTGATTCTCCGATCGATGAACGGCAACGAGCGCGGCGAAACTATTCGTCACGCCCGCGTGTAACGCGAAACTTGTTCCGCGCGGCATGCAAGTACTACACGATATTCCGGTTTGCGTTTTGCGTTACAAGTACGGCACCAGCACGGCttacatacatacgtaaaaTCGTCTCGtacaagagaaaagagaaagtgaTTCGATTTGAGGGCCTTAAGTCGCGGCATTCTTTCAATCCCGCATATAGATACACGCGTAATCGTTTAATTGGCATGACATTTAAACGACGACGAGAAATACGAAAAGGAGAGGGATGCGTTTTGTACGCACGTAAATTGGAAAAATCATGATAGAAACGcggtagaaattaaaataactgttAGCTCTTTCACTTTCATcatttccttcatttttagcaCACACGATATAGGATTTAACTgattaataaaacatgtatgaaacgagaaaaaagttaaataatattttcactttgtttgttgaaatataatgagagagagagagagagagagagagagagagagagagaaatttatataaatataaattaatattttttcttcaaatttttttctttattcaagAAAATGTTTGTCgcgacaaaaatttttttaaaccttaCAAGTACATGTCTTGtctctcttattattaaatccactttaatctaatatttaattttatgtgtgGCACAGTACAcagaaaacatttaaaaaaacgtatgtaaaatacattagaATTATACATTGATACAAGATAAACggcgtatataaaaattacatatgtatagaatATCGTGAATTTTGTCGCGAActatctttaatctttaaccTTGTCATAAATTc
It includes:
- the LOC140669181 gene encoding LOW QUALITY PROTEIN: uncharacterized protein (The sequence of the model RefSeq protein was modified relative to this genomic sequence to represent the inferred CDS: deleted 2 bases in 1 codon) translates to MESWPACCCHRNLNGDISIRTRRRGVVRGSVRHKRATATTPSAPTTATRDNTAMRVAVIFLACVAACLAQLQEGQKGVPIPLRTTRYQKLPPPLRPSAGLPPALPNQRLRRPNAFKPRGPGEDAPSTFRPLRPNVPAVVPLFAQQVKPVNEVPEEEDVLRDSFRERDDNEDSRDLSQESNSEEEVSEEVPRLTANPPVRALSASVPLIPVSPIYRPPQVTVTPASVARGSLATLPPQPIQYRPITQKPTKAPRKQIVDDVAFRQPIKPPPKPIKPSQAYEIRGKKPVAQIIRRYRHDNADGSITWGFENDDGSYKEETIGVDCITSGKYGYIDPDGLRREYTYETGIKCDEEQREEEEDNGFVDYQENKLVLPDGKTIDLSSMGKKQARRPQFQYRN